One region of Danaus plexippus chromosome 16 unlocalized genomic scaffold, MEX_DaPlex mxdp_23, whole genome shotgun sequence genomic DNA includes:
- the LOC116771819 gene encoding probable protein BRICK1-B, whose amino-acid sequence MATPQRETIQKQIQQDWANREYIEVITGSIKKITDFLNSFDMSCRSRLATLNEKLTSLERKIDYLEACVTKGETLT is encoded by the exons ATGGCTACTCCTCAGCGAGAaactatacaaaaacaaatccaACAGGATTGGGCGAACAGAGAGTACATAGAAGTTATAACAggaagcataaaaaaaataacagatttCCTCAATTCCTTTG ACATGTCCTGTAGATCGCGCTTGGCCACGTTAAATGAAAAGTTGACTTCATTGGAAAGGAAAATTGATTACTTGGAGGCTTGC GTCACCAAAGGCGAAACCCTGACGTAG